A region of the Streptococcus oralis Uo5 genome:
TCAATGCCGAAGAAGGTATCCGTGAGTACGACAAGCGTATTGCAGGTTTTGCCCACGAAGCCGGTAAAGGGATGATCATCGTGGTCAATAAGTGGGATACCCTTGAGAAAGATAACCACACCATGAAAAAATGGGAAGAAGATATCCGTGAGCAGTTCCAATATCTGCCTTATGCACCGATTGTCTTTGTATCCGCTTTGACCAAGCAACGTCTCCATAAACTGCCTGAGATGATCAAGCAAATCAGCGAAAGCCAAAACACCCGTATTCCATCAGCTGTCTTGAACGATGTCATCATGGATGCCATTGCTATCAATCCAACACCGACAGACAAAGGCAAGCGCCTTAAGATTTTCTACGCGACTCAAGTGGCAACCAAGCCACCAACCTTTGTCATCTTTGTCAACGAAGAAGAACTCATGCACTTCTCTTACCTTCGCTTCTTGGAAAATCAAATCCGCAAGGCCTTTGTCTTTGAGGGAACACCGATTCACTTGATCGCGAGAAAACGCAAGTAAGTCTTGCTTGTTCTTCTACAAAAGCAAACTAAAAGAAGGCTTTATAGTCTTCTTTTTTCTATCTAAAAGGGAAGAAAAGAAGCTATCAAATTGGAGGAGAAATCTGTCATCAAAATTCAATCATTTTCCTAGCTTTTGTAATCTATTTGTAATGAAAATGCACTTTCTTTGTAAAAATCAAAATGCTATAATTCCTTAAATCAATTTTCCTTTATCAGGGAGGTTATTATGAAAAGAAGCAGATTATTTAAACATAGTTTGTTGGTTCGCTTGCTTGGGTTGTTGATGGTTTTTCTCTTCTTGTCAGCATTCACAGCACCTGAAAAACCTGAGTACGGGATCTATGACCCGGATCATTATTTAACGGATGAGACTATAAGTCAGATACGAGAATTGAATAATGTCAATAGTAAAAAATCAGAAAAATTCCAAATGGGTGTTTACGTTGTGAAAAGCCTAGATGGAGAAACAATCGAAACAGTTGCCAATGAAACAGCTAGAGCTTGGAAGATTGGCTATTCGAGCGACAATCACGGTGTCTTGATTGTGGTAGCAGTCCAAGATAGAAAATCACGGATTGAAACCAGTAATAATGTGGCCAGTAAGATCACGGACTATCAGACTCACAGGTTCTTGACAACAGCACGCCCTTACTTTAAAAATGGTGACTATAACAAGGGTGTTCTCTCAATAGTCAATAATCTCAACTACATGTTCTATAGTGGATCGAGTACAAGTGCTTCAAGTTCTAAAAGTAGCTACGGCTATACTACCAACTCTAGTCGCTTAAGGGAACTTGAAAGGTATGCTGGTGAGAGCAGTTCTTCGAGACGGCATCGAAAAAGCAGTTCGAGTGATGGAGTTATCGGATTTGGAATTCTCATTTACTTCATCGTGATGATTATCGGATTTCTATTTGGAGGTCGTGGTGGTGGTTCACATGGCGATGATTCTGGCGGTGGCTGGTGGGGCGGTGACTCATCAGATTCAGGATCCTCTTGGTCTGACTCGGGTTCTGATTCATCTGGTGGCTGGGACGGCGGTGGTTTTGATGGTGGCGGTTCGTCTGATGACTGGTGAGTGATCATATATTGTTCAAACCGATTTCTCCATGCAGTAAGGTGACTCCTTTGCAAGAGTTCACTCCTTAATTAAAAATAAAAGCAAAGTTTGGGAAATTGATTTAAAATCTGAGTATTTTCTCAGAAAAGTTGATAAAAGAAAGTGTTAAGGTTTTGATATGAAACAAAATAAAGTAATTCTCTCAATAGTGGCGATTTTCTTTGGACTACTAGTTCTGGGAAGTTGTTCCGCAGTGACGACCTATAATGGTCTGGTTGGTGAACAGACTAAAGTAGAGCAGGCTCAGGCCGATGTCTCAACAGCCCTCCAACGTCGTTCGGACTTGATTGGTAACTTGGTGGAGTCCGTTAAAGGACAAATGAATCATGAAACCGAAGTCTTTACCAAGATTGCGGATGCTAGAGCTAAAATCGGTAGTAGCTCAGTAACCTCGGAAGAAAATCAAAAAGCTCAGGGAGAATTGAGCTCTGCTCTTTCCCGCTTGATTTCCTTGACGGAGAATTATCCAGAACTCAAGAGCAATCAAAATGTTGAGCAACTAATGGTCGAACTCTCAGGAAGTGAAAATCGTATCTTTGTAGCACGCAAGGATTATAATAAAGTCGCTGCCGAGTACAATCAAAAGTTGAGAAGTTTTCCAACCGTGCTTTTTGCGAATATGATGAACTTTAAAGAAGCTGAAACCTTTAAAGAAACAGAAGAAGCCAAGACAGTTCCTAAGGTCGATTTTGGAACATCTTCATCCAGTCAATAAAGTGAATCAGCCTATGAATAAAGGAATTTCTCTAGCATGACTAGTGATTTCAAATCCGAACCTGGAAAGCTGTTTCCAGGTTTTTTTGGTATAATAAAAGGGAAGATACAGTGACTGAAATGGAGGTTTGCTATGGAGAAAACAAAAGCCTTTCTTGAAGCGCACTACAAGAGATATATTCTTACGATTTGCTTTCTCTGGTTCCTCATGTTTTTCCTTCCTTGGGATTGGCAAATAGGAGGAGTTTCAGTATATTATTTTGTTATGAAAAAGCTCTTTGTGGTTTTTGGAGTTTTATCCATCCTATACTCCGTGCTGATTAAAAAAATCAGTCTTCTCATCTTTGGAATTATCTTTTGCTTGGCCTTCTGGATCAATCTCTTTTGGTATTTTGGGATATTGCCTGTATTCTTGGGAAATTAAACATAGAAAAATGAAGGGCTAGACTAGTTTCTAGTCCTTTTTTCTTCCTTGTTAAAATAGTTGGAGATATAAAAATAATTTTGTTGACGGGCTATCTGTATGATATAATAAGTCCCGTAAAACGAAGATTAAGGGATTTGAAAAATGGCGAAGAAAGTAAAAGATTATTATGACTTGGCTTATGCTAGGGATTTGAGTCAAAGGTTGCAAGAAGCGTCCCTTGACTTTGATGGACAAAAATTTAGCTTATTGCTGGAAAAAGACTTGGAAGAGTTGGAGTTTAGCCAGCGTCAAGAACTTTTGGCTAAAAGTATCAAAGATTGCCTTCCCCTATCTTATCAGGACTCTCTCAAAGTTTTTGAGAAGATTTTGGGTCCTGAGTTAGAGGGTGGTTTAGGCATGTTTTCAGAAGGTTATTGGCTTTGGCCAATCGGCAAATATGTAGAGCTATATGGAGACAAGGAATTTGAATTGAGCGCGGCCTTTAGTAAGGAACTCACCAAGCGATTTACTGGAGAATTTTCCATGAGACCCTTGCTGGCTCGTTATCCTAAAGATACAATGTCTTTGCTGTTAGAATGGAGTCGGGATGAAAATTTGCGTGTTCGCAGACTTGCCAGCGAATGTATGCGTATCCGTCTGCCTTGGGCTAAGAGACAAACCGTGGTATTGGATTATTTTGAGGATTTCACTACTATTCTGACCAATCTAAAGGATGATAGAGACAAGTCCATTCAAAAAAGCGTAGCCAATAATTTAAATGATTTATATAAGGAAGTCCCTGATAAGTTTGAAAGGATTCTTCAAACTTGGCAAAAGGAGGAGCTGAGTCCAAGTTGTGCTTGGATCATCAAGCATGCATCTCGAACAAAAAACAAAAAGGTAGCCACAGAAGATTTATGCAAAAAAAGCTGAATTTTGGCTGGGCTTTTCCGTTGTAAATTAAGGATTCTTTCTTGAAAAATAATGGTAAATATGCTAAAATTAAAAGAACATTCTAAAATATTCAGAATAAACAGTAAGGAAAATCATGGCTAATATTTTAAAAACGATTATTGAAAATGATAAAGGAGAACTTCGTCGTCTGGAAAAGATGGCTGATAAGGTTCTTAACTATGAGAGCCAAATGGCTGCGATGTCAGACGAAGAACTAAAAGCAAAGACTGACGAATTTAAAGAACGTTACAACAAGGGTGAATCACTTGATTCATTATTATATGAGGCTTTTGCGGTAGTTCGCGAAGCTGCAAAACGTGTCCTTGGGCTTTTCCCTTATAAGGTTCAGGTCATGGGTGGGATTGTTCTTCACCATGGTGACGTTCCAGAGATGCGTACCGGTGAAGGGAAGACCTTGACAGCGACCATGCCAGTGTACCTCAATGCCCTTGCAGGTAAAGGAGTTCACGTAGTTACAGTCAACGAATACCTAACAGAACGTGACGCGACTGAAATGGGTGAATTGTACTCATGGCTCGGTTTGTCAGTAGGGATTAACTTGGCAGCTAAATCTCCAATGGAGAAAAAAGAGGCTTACCTTTGCGATATTACCTACTCAACCAACTCAGAGATTGGTTTCGACTACCTTCGTGATAACATGGTCGTTCGTGCAGAAAACATGGTGCAACGTCCACTCAATTATGCCTTGGTCGATGAGGTTGACTCAATTTTGATCGACGAAGCTCGTACACCATTGATCGTTTCAGGCGCCAATGCAGTTGAAACAAGCCAACTCTACCATATGGCGGACCACTTCGTGAAATCTTTGGACAAGGACGACTATATCATTGACGTTCAGTCTAAGACGATCGGTTTGTCAGACTCTGGTATTGACAAGGCAGAAAGCTACTTCAAACTAGAAAATCTCTACGACATTGAAAATGTAGCTCTTACTCACTTTATCGACAATGCTCTCCGTGCTAACTATATCATGATTCTCGATATCGACTATGTGGTTAGTGAAGAGCAGGAAATCTTGATTGTCGACCAATTTACAGGTCGTACCATGGAAGGTCGTCGTTACTCTGATGGTTTGCACCAAGCGATTGAAGCAAAAGAAGGTGTGCCAATCCAAGACGAGACCAAGACTTCAGCTTCTATCACCTACCAAAACCTCTTCCGTATGTATAAGAAATTGGCAGGTATGACAGGTACTGGTAAAACAGAAGAAGAAGAATTCCGCGAAATCTACAACATTCGTGTTATCCCAATCCCAACCAACCGTCCAATTCAACGTATCGACCACTCAGACCTTCTCTATGCAAGTCTTGATGCGAAATTTAAAGCTGTAGTTGAAGATGTAAAAGCTCGTTACCAAAAAGGTCAGCCGGTCTTGGTAGGTACAGTTGCCGTTGAAACGAGTGACTTCCTTTCTAAGAAATTGGTAGCAGCAGGTGTTCCTCACGAAGTCTTGAATGCGAAGAACCACTACAGAGAAGCGCAAATCATCATGAACGCTGGTCAACGTGGTGCCGTTACCATCGCAACCAACATGGCCGGTCGTGGTACCGACATCAAGCTTGGTGAAGGGGTTCGTGAACTTGGTGGACTTTGTGTTATCGGTACAGAGCGTCACGAAAGTCGCCGTATTGATAATCAGCTTCGTGGACGTTCAGGACGTCAAGGAGACCCAGGTGAGTCACAATTCTACTTGTCTCTTGAAGATGATTTGATGAAACGTTTCGGTTCAGAACGTTTGAAAGGTGTCTTTGAACGTCTCAACATGTCTGACGAAGCCATCGAATCTCGCATGTTAACGCGTCAAGTTGAAGCAGCTCAAAAACGTGTCGAAGGAAACAACTACGACACTCGTAAACAAGTCCTTCAATACGATGATGTTATGCGTGAACAACGTGAGATCATCTATGCGCAACGCTATGATGTCATTACTGCAGATCGTGACTTGGCACCAGAAATCCATGCTATGATTCGTCGTACCATTGGACGTATCGTGGATGCACATGCTCGTTCGAAAGAAGATGAAAAATTGGAAGCAATCTTGAACTTTGCTAAGTATAACTTGCTTCCAGAAGATTCAATTAGCCGTTCAGATCTTGCAGGTCTGTCAGACCAAGCTATCAAAGATGAACTTTTCCAACGTGCCTTGAAAGTCTATGACAGCCAAGTTGCTAAGCTTCGTGACGAAGATGCAGTGAAAGAATTCCAAAAAGTCTTGATTCTACGTGTTGTAGACAACAAGTGGACAGACCATATCGATGCTCTTGACCAGTTGCGAAATGCTGTTGGTCTTCGTGGATATGCTCAAAACAACCCAGTTGTAGAATATCAAGCAGAAGGTTTCCGCATGTTTAACGACATGATTGGATCGATTGAATTCGATGTGACCCGCTTGATGATGAAAGCACAAATCCATGAACAAGAACGTCCGCAAACTGAACACAATATCAGTACAACTGCGACTCGTAATATCGCAGCGCAGCAGGCAAGTCTTCCAGAAGATTTGGACTTGAGCCAAATCGGACGAAACGACCAATGCCCATGTGGATCAGGTAAGAAATTCAAGAACTGTCATGGAAAGAGACAATAATATGAGATAAGATACAGGCGGATACCTGGTAAAAATCATTTTTTGCTTGGTGTCCGTTTGCTTTATAAGGATATGAATCATGGTATTTAAAGCTAAAAGTCCTAAAATTAACATTGAAGAAGTTCGCGCCTTGTCTAAATTAGAGGGAGCGGCTCTTGCGAGAAAAAATCAACGTGATCAGGAATTGGAAGCCATCATTCGTGGGGAAGACCAGCGTATTCTCTTGGTGATAGGACCATGTTCATCTGATAACGAAGAGGCGGTTCTCGAGTATGCCAAGCGTCTATCTGCTTTGCAAGAAGAGGTCAAAGACCGTATTTTTATGGTCATGCGTGTCTATACAGCTAAACCTCGTACCAATGGGGATGGCTATAAGGGCTTGATTCATCAGCCAAATGCGACAGAAGCTCCTAGTTTGATCAATGGGATCAAGGCTGTTCGCCAGCTCCACTATCGTGTAATTACCGAGACGGGAATGACAACAGCGGATGAGATGCTTTATCCTGAAAATCTTCCGCTGGTGGATGATTTGATTTCTTATATGGCTGTTGGGGCTCGTTCAGTTGAGGACCAGCAACACCGTTTTGTAGCGAGTGGAGCAGGCTTTTCGACAGGATTTAAAAATCCAACATCTGGAAATCTCAATGTTATGTTTAACGGGATTTATGCAGCGCAAAATAAACAGAGTTTCCTTTTCCTTGGTAAAGAGGTGGAAACAACAGGGAATCCATTGTCCCACGCCATTCTTCGCGGTGCCTTGAATGAATATGGGAAAAATATTCCTAACTACTACTATGACAATTTGATGGATACCATTGCCCAGTATGAAAAGATGGGCTTGGAAAACCCCTTTATCATCATTGATACCAATCATGATAATTCAGGCAAGCAGTACATGGATCAAATCCGTATCGTTCGTCAGACCTTGATTAACCGTGACTGGAATGAGAAAATCAAGAAATATGTTCGTGGTTTTATGATTGAGTCCTATCTAGAAGATGGACGTCAAAATGAGCCAGAAGTTTTTGGCAAGTCTATCACGGATCCTTGTCTAGGATGGGACAACACAGAAGCACTTGTTCGCGAAATTTACCAAACGCTAGGAGAGTAAGATGGCATTTATCGAAAAAGGTCAAGAAATTGATATTGAAGCAATCAAGGCTGTGACCCAGTTGTCACCTGAAGCCTTGCGAAAGAAAGAAGCCCGCGATAGAGAGTTAGCAGCTATCATCTCGGGTGAGGATGATCGAATCCTTTTGGTGATGGGGCCTTGCTCTTCTGACAATGAAGAAGCAGTACTCGAATATGCTCGTCGCTTAGCAGACTTGCAGAAAAAAGTTGCGGATAAAATCTTTATCGTGATGCGTGTCTATACGGCTAAACCTCGTACCAATGGAGATGGCTATAAGGGAATGATTCATCAACCAAATACCAGCGAAGCGCCTAGTCTCATCAATGGTTTGCAGGCTGTTCGTCAGCTACACTACCGAGTGATTACCGAGACGGGCTTGACGACAGCTGATGAGATGCTTTATCCGTCAAATCTCGTTTTGATAGATGATCTAGTCAGCTACCATGCTGTAGGGGCTCGTTCAGTGGAAGACCAGGAACACCGCTTTGTAGCCTCTGGGATTGATGCTCCGGTTGGGATGAAAAATCCAACATCTGGAAATCTTGGGGTCATGTTTAATGCCATCTATGCGGCTCAAAACAAGCAAACCTTCCTTTACCACGGTCAAGAAGTGGAAACTTCAGGAAATCCCTTGGCCCACGTTATCCTTCGTGGTGCCATGAACGAATACGGCAAAAATGAACCCAACTTCTACTATGAAACCCTCTTAAATGCCATCAATCGTTATGAGACCATGGGGCTTGAAAATCCCTTCATTATCATCGATACCAATCATGACAATTCAGGCAAGCAGTATATGGAACAAGTTCGCATTGTTCGTCAAGCCTTGCTGAATCGTGACTGGAATGAAAAGATTAAAAAGACGGTTCGAGGCTTTATGATCGAATCTTACCTAGCAGATGGGCGCCAGAATCAACCAGAGGTCTTTGGTTGCTCCATAACTGACCCTTGTCTAGGTTGGGAAAATACAGTAGCTTTGGTAGAAGAAATTTATACTACCTTAACAAAATAAGTGAAAAGGATGGAGTTGGGGGAATCTCAGCTCCTTTTATGAGTATGATAGTTGGACACGGAATTGACATCGAAGAATTGGCTTCGATAGAAAACGCAGTTACACGACGTGAAGGCTTTGCTAAGCGCGTGCTGACCCCTAAAGAAATGGAGCATTTTACCAGTCTCAAAGGGCGCAGACAGATCGAATACTTGGCAGGTCGCTGGTCAGCTAAGGAGGCCTTTTCCAAGGCTATGGGAACTGGTATTGGCAAACTGACCTTTCAGGATTTGGAAGTTTTGAACAATGAACGGGGGGCTCCCTATTTTAGTCAGGCACCATTTTCAGGAAAGATTTGGCTATCTATCAGCCATACAGATCAGTTTGTGACAGCCAGTGTCATTTTGGAGGAAAATCATGAAAGCTAGTCCACATAGACCAACCAAGGCTCTGATATGTCTAGAAGCTATTCAACAAAATATCCATCAAATGGGGGTTCATATCCCTGAAGGAACGCTCAAGTGGGCAGTGGTCAAGGCCAATGCCTATGGTCATGGGGCTGTTGCCGTTGCCAAGGCCATTCAGGATGATGTCGATGGTTTTTGTGTTTCCAATATTGATGAAGCTATTGAACTGAGACAAGCCAGACTCAGCAAGCGAATCCTCATTTTAGGAGTTTCTGAAATAGAAGCTATTGGCCTAGCTAAAGAATACGACATCACCTTGACTGTGGCTGGACTGGAGTGGGTTCGAGCATTGGTTGCCACTGGGGCTGATTTATCTGGCTTATCTGTTCACCTCAAGATTGACTCAGGGATGGGTCGGATTGGTTTTCGAGAGGCCAGTGAGGCTGAGCAGGCTCAAGACTTGCTCAAGCAACACGGTGCTCGCGTTGAGGGGATTTTTACCCACTTTGCTACTGCAGATGAAGAATCAGATACCTATTTTAATAACCAGTTAGAACGATTTAAAGCTATTTTGGCAAGTATGAAGGAAGTTCCAGAGCTGGTTCATGCCAGCAATTCGGCAACGACCCTCTGGCATGCAGAGACTATTTTCAATGCAGTGCGTATGGGAGACGCTATGTATGGTCTCAATCCTAGTGGAGAGGTTTTGGACCTGCCTTATGACCTGACACCAGCCTTGACCTTGGAATCTGCCCTAGTCCATGTCAAGACAGTTCTAGCTGGAGCTTGCATGGGCTATGGAGCAACTTATCAGGCGGATAGTGAGCAAATCATCGCGACTGTGCCAATCGGCTATGCGGATGGTTGGACACGAGATATGCAAAATTTTTCCGTCTTGGTAGACGGACAAGCTTGCCCAATCGTCGGCAGGGTTTCGATGGACCAAATCACTATTCGATTGCCTAAGGTTTACCCGCTTGGAACAAAAGTAACACTGATCGGCACCAATGGGGACAAGGAAATCACAGCTACTCAGGTAGCGGCCTACCGTGGAACTATTAACTATGAGGTGGTTTGCCTCCTCAGCGACCGCATTCCGAGAGAATATCATTAAAAAGAAAGGAGTGGAGCATGAATCTACACCAACCCTTGCATGTCTTACCTGGTGTGGGACCAAAGTCAGCAGAGAAATACGCCAAACTAGGAATTGAAAACTTGCAAGACCTCTTGCTCTACTTTCCTTTCCGTTATGAAGATTTCAAGACCAAGCAGGTGCTAGAGTTGGAAGACGGCGAAAAGGCGGTTCTGTCTGGTCAAGTCGTGACTCCTGCTAGTGTCCAGTATTATGGTTTTAAGCGCAATCGCCTGCGTTTTAGCCTCAAGCAGGGAGAAGTCGTTTTTGCGGTGAACTTCTTTAACCAGCCCTATCTGGCTGATAAGATCGAGTTAGGAGCAACCCTTGCTGTTTTTGGAAAATGGGACCGTGCCAAGGCCAGCCTGACAGGGATGAAGGTTCTGGCTCAGGTGGAAGATGACCTCCAGCCTGTCTATCGTCTGGCTCAAGGAATCAGTCAGGCCAGTCTAGTTAAGGTCATCAAAACGGCTTTTGATCAGGGATTGGATCTCTTGATTGAGGAAAACCTTCCCCAGTCTTTACTTGATAAATACAAACTCATGTCCCGTTGCCAGGCTGTTCGTGCCATGCATTTTCCTAAGGATTTAGCAGAATACAAGCAGGCCCTTCGTCGGATCAAATTTGAGGAACTCTTTTATTTTCAAATGCAGTTGCAGTCACTCAAGTCTGAAAATAGAGTTCAGGGAAGCGGTCTGGTTCTGGATTGGTCTCAGGAAAAAGTGACAGCCGTTAAAGAAACTCTTCCTTTTACCCTGACTCAAGCTCAGGAAAAGAGTTTGCGGGAAATATTGGCCGACATGAAGTCGGACCACCACATGAATCGTCTCCTGCAAGGAGATGTAGGGAGCGGAAAGACGGTGGTCGCTGGCTTAGCCATGTTTGCAGCGGTGACGGCTGGCTACCAGGCGGCTCTCATGGTTCCAACAGAAATCCTAGCAGAGCAACACTTTGAGAGTTTGAAGAACCTTTTTCCAGACTTGAAACTAGCTCTCTTGACAGGTTCCTTAAAAGCTGCAGAAAAGAGAGAAGTCTTAGAGACCATTGCCAAGGGTGAGGTTGACTTTATTATTGGGACTCATGCTTTGATACAAGATGGGGTGGATTATGCTCGTCTTGGCTTGATTATCATCGATGAGCAGCACCGTTTTGGTGTGGGGCAAAGACGTGTTTTGCGGGAAAAAGGGGACAATCCTGACGTCCTCATGATGACGGCGACTCCCATTCCACGAACCTTGGCCATCACAGCCTTTGGTGATATGGATGTTTCTATTATTGACCAGATGCCAGCAGGGCGGAAGCCTATTGTTACTCGCTGGATTAAGCATGAGCAGCTGCCTCAGGTCTTGACTTGGTTAGAGGGAGAAATTCAAAAAGGTTCTCAAGCCTACGTCATCTCTCCCTTGATTGAAGAATCAGAAGCCCTGGATCTGAAAAATGCCATTGCCTTATCAGAGGAGTTGACAGCTCATTTTGCCGGCAAGGCTGAAGTAGCTCTTCTACATGGTAAGATGAAGAGTGATGAAAAAGACCAGATTATGCAGGAGTTCAAAGAGAGAAAAACAGATATTCTAGTATCTACAACTGTTATTGAGGTTGGAGTCAATGTCCCCAATGCGACAGTCATGATCATCATGGATGCCGATCGCTTCGGTCTCAGTCAGCTTCACCAGCTCAGAGGTCGTGTGGGTAGGGGAGACAAGCAGTCTTATGCTGTTCTTGTGGCTAATCCCAAGACGGACTCTGGGAAGGATCGCATGCGCATCATGACAGAAACGACTAATGGATTTGTCCTTGCGGAGGAGGATTTGAAAATGCGTGGTTCGGGTGAGATTTTTGGAACCAGACAGTCAGGCCTACCAGAGTTCCAAGTGGCTGATATTATCGAAGATTTTCCAATTTTAGAAGAAGCCAGGAAGGTTGCCAGCTACATTAGTTCTATAGAAGGTTGGAAAGAGGACCCAGAATGGCGCATGATTGCTCTCCACTTAGAAAAGAAAGAACATCTAGATTAAGCCTTTTCTAAGAAATCTATAAGCTAGCTTTTAGGTTTGGATTTTATACTAGAGTCATCAAAAAGAAACGAGGACTCTCACATGACTATTAAAGTAACCTACCAAAAGAAATTCCAAACCGTCAAACTTGAGAAAGGAGCTAGCACCTATTGATACACGAAGAGCGGAAACGCTCTTTTTATTTTTAAAACTACTTTCAGACGATAGGTTTGAGGAAAGAGAATCTAAAATCACTTTCTATTTAGCATTCTTTCTTGCATTGCTTTCCTAGATATGCTAGAGTTATGATAGCGATTACAAAACTAAAGGAGCATGCTATGAAAAATCCAGCTTTACTAGAAGAAATCAAGACTTATAAAGGACGGGATGAGGTGCCAGAAGACTTTGATGCTTTCTGGGATGAAGAGGTCAAAAAAGTTT
Encoded here:
- the recG gene encoding ATP-dependent DNA helicase RecG, translated to MNLHQPLHVLPGVGPKSAEKYAKLGIENLQDLLLYFPFRYEDFKTKQVLELEDGEKAVLSGQVVTPASVQYYGFKRNRLRFSLKQGEVVFAVNFFNQPYLADKIELGATLAVFGKWDRAKASLTGMKVLAQVEDDLQPVYRLAQGISQASLVKVIKTAFDQGLDLLIEENLPQSLLDKYKLMSRCQAVRAMHFPKDLAEYKQALRRIKFEELFYFQMQLQSLKSENRVQGSGLVLDWSQEKVTAVKETLPFTLTQAQEKSLREILADMKSDHHMNRLLQGDVGSGKTVVAGLAMFAAVTAGYQAALMVPTEILAEQHFESLKNLFPDLKLALLTGSLKAAEKREVLETIAKGEVDFIIGTHALIQDGVDYARLGLIIIDEQHRFGVGQRRVLREKGDNPDVLMMTATPIPRTLAITAFGDMDVSIIDQMPAGRKPIVTRWIKHEQLPQVLTWLEGEIQKGSQAYVISPLIEESEALDLKNAIALSEELTAHFAGKAEVALLHGKMKSDEKDQIMQEFKERKTDILVSTTVIEVGVNVPNATVMIIMDADRFGLSQLHQLRGRVGRGDKQSYAVLVANPKTDSGKDRMRIMTETTNGFVLAEEDLKMRGSGEIFGTRQSGLPEFQVADIIEDFPILEEARKVASYISSIEGWKEDPEWRMIALHLEKKEHLD